GGTGTTCTCTCTGTGGGTGTGACCAGGCTGAATCCTCAAATCACTCTACACCTCTCCATCGTCACTGCAATCCTTGAATTTCAGAGGGACAGGTATAAGAATAGCTCAAACTGCACACATTCATTTCCACTGATCCTCGCCAAGTCGATAGGTTGCTTTGCGCTGAGGCGTGAACATTTAAATTTCCAAATAAACGAAAACAACTGCCAGGAAAACTTGCAACTCTTTCTTTCGGCGTCATACAGTAATTATAAGTTATATTACTATTTCATCTACATGGACTTTTGGAATATGTATCGCATGTAATTAGAGCACGATCCAAGTTCATCTACACAATTTATCTGCTCATATCTGATGATACTTTTACTGACTATATCCGGCTATTTGGGAGGGGGGACTTCAGTTCGCAGACAGAAGGTTTCAACTGGAATTAATGCGTTTCTAATTCTAAAAGTTCCTGACGGCAAGGCATTGcggaaaaaaagcttttccaCTCCCGGTACTCTTGCACCTACAAGTTAAAACTTGTGACAGTTTACCTAAGTGCGCTCCCTGCGCTTGGAATTAATACAAGCTGACAAGAGGCTAAATGACTGCAGATACACAGCAATCACCCTGCAAGGATTCTTCTGTTCCGTATAATCTTCACCGGTCCCTCGCATTCAGCGGCAAAACAATGCCAGTAGTAAAACTGGAGAAAGACTCATCGTCTGATGTTTCTCTTTCTGCGgccaacacagaaacagaagaacCCCCAAAAGGTCGGCGGAGGAAACGGCCGCTGCAGCGGGGGAAACCCCCTTACAGTTACATTGCTTTGATATCCATGGCTATTGCCAACTCCCCGGACCGGAAACTCACTTTGGGAGGCATCTACAAGTTCATTATGGAAAGGTTTCCCTTCTACAGGGATAACTCCAAGAAGTGGCAGAACTCCATTCGCCACAATTTGACATTGAACGACTGCTTCATCAAGATACCGCGGGAACCCGGGAGACCTGGAAAGGGGAACTACTGGGCGTTGGATCCCAACGCGGAGGACATGTTCGAGAGCGGCAGCTTTCTGAGAAGGAGGAAAAGGTTCAAAAGATGCGACTTGACCACCTACCCCACCTACGTCCACGAGTCCTCCGTATTCGCCCCTATGCAAGTGACCAGGTCGGCTTATGCCAATTCCATGTACCCAAACATGACAGTAAACCCCCCGTTTACGCAACAGATAGCATCAACCTACTATCCTGCGTCTTCACCGAGCTTCAGCTCAACTCAGTCCCGGATGTTTAGCATTAATACCATCATAGGGCACCACGGCGGACTCGCCTCGGGGGCTGACCTCATTCAACAGCCCAACCGCAGTTTCAGTCCTGATCTGGCTTCAGGGGCTAGTTCCTGTAGCTTCACTGGGGCCAGCTATCAAAGTCAGTCTTGTAGCGGAACAATGTTATCCAGGTCTTCCAATCCGATATCCTTCCCTTATTCTGTGCCGAACGGACACCTCTCCATGAACCAGACCTCTTATTCCCAAGGAAACGGACAGATTTATGGGGCGTCGAGCCGTCTGGGGATACCCAGCTCTTCTCCTTCGGTGACAAATGAGACTATGGACCCCTACGGAAGAATGTCACCTGGTCAGTTTACCACTTTAGCACAGTACAATAGCAATACTCCTATCACTGGCACGAATGCCTATCTAAGACACGCATCATACTCCGGTAACATGGAAAGGTTTGTGCcagcaatttaattttcaaaagacttcataTTTAACTTTAGCCTTTATTGCTGTAGGATAAATAACGATTTCATCATTACGCGCTCTTTCGTGGTTTTGAATTCTGCTTCTTGTTCTCTGTAAACATTTTCATCTGGGCTCAGATAATTAGTGGTCTAACAATACCACCAATGAATGCACTTTTTAACGACCCAGTGTATATATCCATCGTTTTGGCAAACGATGATTTAATTCATTGTAACTGATGTAGGGTGAATCAGTGATAGCATGCTAGAGCAAATTACTGGAATGAAAATTTCGAAGTCCAATCTgcctttctttgttttcaagCGTGCTAATTATTGATTTCAGAATTGTAAAGGTTCTTTCAATCGCGAGCATGTacatttgtcttctttttgcattgttttgtaaATTATATTGCATTGCTGAATTAACTGTATTTTTaagggaataaacctgtttttCCTTCTTATAATCTACTCAtcgatgtttttaaaattgggaaAGTGGTGTGCCTTATTACCAAAAGGGGGACGTGTAGAAGTCTGTCACATTTCAAAACCGTAGTAGTAAATTAACCTTACGATACCAGTAGGTCAATTCGTCCATGAGATGAATTATATAGACAGCAGTAACGATTATGTGACCGTTTCTTGAACGCGTTTCTGTGAGGACAAAGTGTTGTCCCTATCTACATATTCCCTGCGAATTCAAGAGGTCAGTAATGCACTTTCTTCCCTTTTAATGTAATAGGAGTGCAGTCTTCATTTGTTAAGAGTTTCTCTTTCACTCTTGTTTATGTGTAGAATTAACCCTATAAACGAACATGTGGCATAAAGGTcccttactttaaaaaaaaaatagactgtGATATGTGACCACATAAATTCTTTGAAATATACTAATTTGTATAGTCACTCGACTGTAGTGTTGTCAAGTAAGCTCGATATTTTAATACTAAAAGTGTTTACAGTACAAATATtgaattgtaaaatgttttatctgGCTattttgtgtatactgtatatcacacagTTTTCGGTATAcgaatatatttatacattttcataaaatataatattgatATATTTCATTTGAGCTCCCCATGCTATGATACTTAACGTGATTGCGTTTTCAAGAGAAATCAATAATTTAATGGATGCATAGAATTCGTTTTTCTTGAAGAGCAGAACCTGGAGCTGCACGGTGGCGCAGTGGCTCTTTTCCGGAACTGAGGtgtatctgcgtggagtttatGTTCTCCCCGCGGTCGCGTGGGCCCCCCTCCGAAAaatggtttcctctgggtggaccggtttcctcacacagtccaaagacatactggtgggttaattggcttctgagaaaattggtcCTGTTGTGAGTGTGCTCTGAAACGATTTGGCGTCCAGTCCACGTTGTATCCCGTCTTGCTCCCGTTGTTTGCCGTCTTAGAGACACTGTACTCGATAAAGCGATTAAAACGTACAGATGGATAAAACAGactaagaaatatatatatatactgaggCGATCATAACAAAATTGTCATTTTCAGTCTGTACTTTCTGTTTACTACAAATTTTACTCCAAATCTGACAAATTGTCAGAACAGGCTTCAGGTCTAAGACTTGATGATTTATATATAGCGGGAGAAGGGGTAGATAAATCGGAATTAAtctaataaatttaaaatacgTTGCGGTATTATTGTTTCTCTTAATGTAAGTCAATGTTATAATGTTCTCTGTCCGTAAAATAAAGTATTCTTAAAATTATTCACTAGACGTCGAGAAAATGTAATCAGTACTCTTTCAGATTAAATCGCCCATACCAACAGCATTCAATAATTACTTTCTTGTAACAAGAACATTCAATGAATTCCTTTATGTTATATTGCTCACAAACAGAAAggggaaattaaataaaagtggTTCTACACATTATAGAGTCTATCACAAAGACTGATTTATACTCTCTTCTACGCAAAAGTCAATAACGAATAGAGAAACCAAGGTAGTCTGTTCTAATACGTCACATCAAGAAGtctaagaaataaaatgtttatatttgtaTAGATAGCAGGTAATACATGTTTGTATTTGTTCAAAGACAAAATGTATTGCGAGGCTGTTAAAGGGGttaaacaaaggaaaacaaaattaaagaccttGTAAGATCTCGTAATGATGCAGTCAGGCACATTGCTATCATATAGAAAAGCCTACCCGTCTTTGAAATAATAGGCTGGTTTTGGACATAAAAAAATACCTATTGTAATTGTCAAGGTAAGTTCTAGAATCCAAAAGGATTTATAATTCACAATCATTtataaatttgtcattttggaAGATTACTCATTTTCCCTTTACACTTAAACTggtcataaatatatataacgttaattttttttaaaaaaaagaaacgatGTTTTGGACCAAAAATCACTGAACGATGGTTCACAAAAATACACCTTCGcagtactgtattaaaaataattgatgGCGACGAGTAACGTTTAATGAAAAATCACTGGCAAAATATGCACAATTTCAAAGACAATAAGGcaagataataaaataaatgttttacgtCTTAAATTCGTCAATTAATGAGAAACCTTACCCATTCATTCATCCATGTCATGGATTAATGAGATCTTAccgaaaagaaataaaataaacacttttaatAAACAACGTCTACATGTACAGTGTATCACTTAGCAATATCATGAATAATATTATTCAGGATGAACGTTTCGTAGCAACTACTTTAAGTGGAAATATTAACTATCTGCCTTTAGAAAATTACAAACCCACTTTTAATGGcttttctttgttgttgttgttgttgttgttgttgttgttgttgttttaatagACGTCCTTATCAAAGTCGACttaatacatttgcaatttaCATTATCTAAACGATAAATGAATACTGCACATAAACAAAAAGACAATAACATGAAAAAACGAGCAGAAACTGAGAAATTAAAGGTTGGCAGTTGCAAAAATTTAAATAATAGGATAAGGTTTGGAACATCATACAGATATTGTGAATATCAAGCAGGCACATCAAGCCGGACTGTTGCATGTTTCATATTTGCAGTTGATAAGATATTTGCACTTTGGCAGTTTGAAAGTGAAGAAGCTACACGTTAAAGACATACAGTTACTGAGCGCTCTGAAATCGCCAGTTTTTGTGGTCTTGGAGGAGTCCTGGATTAATTTTGTCTGAAGGTTTTGTCCAAATCGATTTATACTTGTGCCCAATTTTACAGATTAGTTATTTTAATCTCAGCATAAAAAATCCAATGTTCGATGTCCAGACAGTTACGTTTTATTTTAAACCAACAGCCCACCAATTATTCGTGGGTTAAAAATGACTGTTGAGATCTCAGACACCTGTGCCTCTATCTCTACCAATTAGTTGGAAATACCAGCACTTCCAAAACTGTTTCGTTTTATAAAGCATGCGTCCCTTTTGTTTAAAAagcccatttttatttttaaagtgcttttagTCTCCTGGGCCTTCATTTTGTGTCAGTTGCGTTTAATTTGAAGAGCTTCTGGAGCCGTGGAATTTGTTGGTGTCTGAAATACGACTATCGTGTCCAGACATCGGCGTCGCGCTTGAAGAAAAAAGCTGCTTGCGGTTAATCTTCCCTTAAGAGAGAACAATCAGGAGGAATCCGATATTTTTACCCACGTAATCTCTTTCAAATAAACTAAAACTAAACTGTGGCGGTCACACGATGTTAACTTGCTGATGTGTTGTTGTAAATAAATTCATGGAGATAAAAGAAAAGCATAGGGAgtcaaccccccaaaaaaacttcCATTACCTAACTTACCTTTTGCAACCTGAAAAGATTTTAACAAGATAAAATGGGCctatatttttaatacaggaaATAAACACTACCTTGTTGTTTTTAAGAAATTTATTTAGGAAGAAAAAGGCTTCTGTAGGCCTATACCAAAGATAACCAATTGCGGTGGTATTTAGTAGAGCCCAAATTAGTTTTGATTGCGTTAcactaatgaaataaaaaaacatatatatattattgtcaCTGAGCTGAACTGGTCAACACCACAAACTGCATGACCTCTAGAAAAGAACTTGCCTAATGTATAATAATGGCATCTCTAATCTACACTACTTTTGTAAACAAGTTTATCGAttaaacattttgtgaaaaaaagttcgcttgctgttttttttgaagactttgagTATTTGCACAGAAACTCCACGCTCAGGATGCTAAGTTGAGCATTTTTGGAAAAGGACACAAACCATTTAGATACaacgattttttaaaataataattggaaatgaatatatattttaagtaaACTAAAAGTTTAGAAAGAAGAAGTGACTGcatatgtataaaaataaatacaaaacaattgACAGCTTATTATAATCTAATTTATTACGAAACCCGTGGAAACTGGGTTgccttttaatttcaaattaactataataaacaatattttagaAATTAGGTGTATCACACCTTTGTTTTTTGGATAATGCTGTGGGGTGTTTAGGAAACTCATTTTGAAGAAAGTATCCATTGCgagtaaattattttgaatgtgATGTGCAATACTGGTTTTTCAATTGACTTCATTAACACGTATGCCACCGATATAGATTGCTATACTATAATATGTTGTAGAAACCTAGTGttatcaaaactttaaaaatgaatcagaACGTACATTTGCTCCAAGATTTCATTTTGTGTACAGCATTTACCTAAATCAAGGTAAtggtaatattaatttaatagagAACAAATTGTACCGTTAACAGCTGTGTATAATCTACACAGTGCAACCCTATAGGCAGCAGATGATTGTCCTATTTCAACATAAGTACTGGAACTACAGAATGTTTCTTGCAATGACAAAATGttcataaaatttaatttttggtGAAGacatcttatacagtatgtgtgcttaATCCCAAACATTTTATCAAAGCAGTTtattctttaatttaaaataatttatatttctattttatcttagaaaatttgtttttgtgctttttgttaAGCGTATAACACTGACATACATGACATACAGCTAGCACAGAGGAACAACAGAGAGGAGCCAGTTGCATACATGGAAATAGTGCTTCTTTCTCCTTATGGCACAAAAGTCACCTTTTGTCACCTTTTTTGAAGATTTCAAACTGaaacttaaatttaaaattaagagcATGCATAAAGAGTGACTTTCAGATTACTggcaataattttaaaataaagtttatctaGGAAGATTGCAGGGAAGCATAAGATTAAAATCAGGCCAAAAAGGCTTAACTAAAAATAGGCTTAACCTAATAGAATGAAATCACTGTATTTCTGGTAGCTGATGGTAGTTCTACAGTGTTGCGCAATCAtagcaaaatgttattttccctTGTTTGCTTTACTCTGAAGGACAGCTGGTCTGAGCTGTTTATACAACATAGATGTCAACGTTTCTAACAGAAGTCCATAGTATTTTGTGCTAGCCTCCTGCCTCTTCAAGTTAAATCAATTGAGTAGTTATGATTTCACTCCGACTCACAACTCACAATGCTCAACAGTATATAGGCACAACAGTATATAGGTGCTTGAGAAaaaggaatttgtttttcagatttatTGAAATACATTATATCTAAGCACAGATATACTGAATATACCAATACTTAGTGAAGCATTTGTGAGGTgtgtgcatttatacagtattttcacaatGTGTTTGTAGGATAAATACTAACATAGAACTACATAATGTATGTTAGGTCAAGGGTGATTAAGggatgatttttgttttcaattgttTGCGTAATCACTAGAATGATATTAACAACATACAGATGTACAGATGTAGTACATTTGTAAAGCAACAGTTAAGCTTTACAACTCCTATAGTATAGTGCATAACTTTTAATAACttatattgattttaaaaactcacaatGACTCAAACTGACACACTGCTGTTGGTTTCTGTTACTGTTGATGCATTGCTGCAGACTGAGCTGTCTGCTAATAGCCATACAGTTCATATTACCTAGAAACAGATTTATCAATTTATCCATGACTACACCCATGCAGTGTTGTGGATTTTTGGACTCATGCATTCAGATCTGAGCAGTAACAGGAATCATACTCATGAGAATGCAGTTTTCAAGTACATTCCTTTGGTTCCATATACACACAGCTGCTACTAAGATTTTAGAATCAACACTACATCCTGCCTATGTGTCTCCAGGTGTAAAAGTAACAGAGTCAGGAAATGTTTCATCCCCACTGCAATATTTCTCTCAGACAATGTCTTATAACCTGTAGTACAGTTATACCATGTTGTACCATCTTCTCCATCGGTAAAGTTTGTCTTCTTtcttgtattgttgtattggactgtgctgtaaaatattttttcccagCAGATAATAAAGCTTGAATGGAATGAACATCAACAATTTACTCAAAGCCTCTACGCGTGCTTCCTACCATTGCAATGACTGTATGATACCAAGTTACCTTAGTGAAAAAGGTAAGCCCAGCCTGTCAATTAACAATGCACTCATCTactattaaacaattaaatttaagtcaaaatgataaaaaattgtCAACATCTTGATCAGTGCAGCTCAAGATGAGTTATTCATTACTAACCTGAGGTGTTAACAGTTTATCAATCACACTTACTAATGAATCTTTTAAATTGGATTTTCAGGTGTGTACTTAGCCATTATTTGTTCCTCACTAAACTTCCATAAAACTAAAGATTACTTTTGGGTGTACAAAATGCACTTCTGTAAGGATTAACTATTAGCTTAAAGCACAATGGCTACACCTTCAGTAGAAGAACAACAGAGAAGTTGTACTTGCATAAAAAAGGTAAAACATTGAAAAGACCAGATCAATGCAAAATGTCTAAAACTTCAGCACGGCGGAGTACATGAATGTACATATCTGTCTGTCGTCCTCTTCAGCAATCCTCCTGGCTCTTTTCAATCCCTTAATCCAATATCAGACAACAGTAAATGACAGGCACATCTTTTAAATGATATTCATACCAAGCAATCCATTAGAATTTGCACAATCCAGTCAAGACAAGATCCATTATAGCTTATTTAACCCTTTGAGACCCGagtatacattttctttctaaaCTGGATAAAACAGACTTTGAATGACATAATATAGAGGGAGGTAGTGAATCATACAAAACCACAAAGACAGAATCCCATGGTTATCAGGAGAGAGGCGGTGTATGGAATGTTGTAGCTGTCGAGAGGGTTTTAGGACTTGTGTATATAGCTGTCTTTCTGGGACAAACCATACTAAGCCATTTGCTAGCTCTGACATTAAAAAGGGATGTCTAATTATCCTTCATAATTGAACCTCAAACCCATTTTATTTGAGATGGCAATCCACTATTCTGAGACTCGTTAACTAGAAGTGTTAAAAGATACTGcaattaaaatttgttttagGTGTTTCTTACCATTGGTcctgcttttcactgcaattgaATTCATAATTTTTTGGTACGTGAACTGTTTGTTGGATTAGACACTTTTGTTGTCTGTTATCAGGTTTACAAACTGGCACTAACTTTGTACATATGCTTAtaccaggatttaaaaaaactgctctTATCTCATTTCAGTCAGAAAACTTTCCAATCTCTCCTGACTACCATGGGATTTTTGGTAGAATACCAAAAGTTTTATTGTAgtaataatagttttattataataataattcctcacacttaaaTAGTGTATTTCTGGACACaactcaaaatgttttactggtaatggggactctcctccaacACTACCAATGTATAGCCCTACCTGGATGAGTTGGTGGCAGCAATAGtgctccagtacactcaccacacatcagctatcggggggagaacagagtgataaagccagttcttagatggggattattaggaggccatgattggtaaaggccaatgggaaatttggccaggatgccagggtaacactcctactgttttcaagaaacaccctgggatttctcAGGAggtatccaggtactgactacTATCTACCCTTTACATTCATCATTCTATTCACTAATATTTGGAGATTCTGTAGGAATATGCATACATTCACAGTGAAAGACCCCAGACGTTTTTATTGTATGCACATTAGACTAAAATTCCTGTATTAGCTGAACAGGTCATAGTTCTTATCACTCTGTGCTTCTCTCTCAATCTTCCTGCTTCCCGAAGAGCATCAGCAAGTTATTTCTCAGCCTACAGCCTCCTACACCACTTCCgtgtcaataaaaaaaactcagcaCAGCTAGCCTTGGGCTATTCTTTCCACATCAGCTCAGCATCTTCCAAGCTCCTTAATTTCTGCCTGATTTGGAAAATGGAGATCATCCATAATTTATCTGAATGAATGTACCCCAAGCTCAATGCTGGCAGTTGGAGAAACCTGGACCCTGAAACGTTTATCTTCTcccatttttggcatttttattttcctctccTCAGTGCCCACATGTTCAACTGTGGCTACATAATTTGTTAACCCTtattaatatattgtaacgcaacaggggttcaggtgggcgcccttgccgcattaggtcggccccccaccatcAGGGGCTCGAACCTGGGACTCCCACGTCACtctgcagggacccagcccggtgagccaaagagagatctccccgcagcccagtagctgtagtcctgctatcacagggaagggcggtgacgtcacctgctctggtacgccggctcttacacagtgcctgtcagccgtaagcgttacaatatgttaaTATATCAAAGGCTTTCAGGTTATTTCTTCAGTTACTGCAGTCTCCCCGGGTGGTTATCAAAATTAAGCATTACATCACAATCACAAATTTGATTTTACATTACTTTTTTATCCCAATCCACTTTAGTGATACCTGCCATGTTACACAATTAAGGCTTCTGCTTCCATGTTATGGGTTGACGTTCCCCTTATTTACCCTCATTCAAAAACACTATTCTCATCATGTCCCAAGCGTCTTCTCTCCTTGTTCAATTGGAAATGTTGCTAAAACTTCATTCAAACTTTTCTGTGCTCCCTTATTACCTTTTGGAGCTGAAGAATGATTCATCCGTGTTATGGGGTTTCTTTTATCTCTCTTGGGGGCTCTGTCAGCCATGTCCTCACAGGCAGGCTGCAATTCCCTCATATTTAATACATCCATCCCGTACatcgatatacagtataatacatccAAAGCCTCATATTGaatacatccatccatcttcttaATCTTCTTTTCATCcaatttcatccaattcagggcctAGGGGGAGTTGGAGCCAATAAAGGCAATATactgttatgtacagtactataactgtctctattttttttccttagtgTTTTTTGTGCCTTGAAATGATGTGTCGTGACAAGGAGCTCTATAAAGATACGATGATGCTATTGATATTAATTCATTCTGTGTGAAGGATAATGAATACAATTGGGCAGATAGTGGACAAGAAATGGTTTGACATTGATCCTCTCAGGAGAGGAAGTGTGAAATTACCTCAAGATATCTTTGCTGTAAATCCAAGATAAATCTAGTTAAGCACAGTTGCTGCGCTTTTGGAAGACAAATGAGATATTGATTGCTCCGTGCTGTGTTTCTTCAGACAAAAGGCAAATTAGGAAgagttttctttccatttttaagAGCACAATTACTGtcaaacaaaaatgacaaaaaaacaacaacagaaaatgcGTTAATTCATTGGATTCATTAGGAAACACGAACATAAagttttacaaaatatatttcgAATCTTCTGTTATTGTGTTAAAGTCGACATAACTATAATGTTCATGCAAGGAATCGCGCGCGTTTCAAAGTGGCTTccgtaaaaaaaacatgttagcGCTTGTGTTTCTGCACATTGCATTGAAGGTTTAGtcctttctgttttgtttgccTAAATGCCTTCCACTAATGCTACAAGGTAAAGCCTACAATTACAAGATTACATTACAGGTAACAATTTAATGACAGAACAGGCAAAAGAAGCAGAACGACTGTGTTAGCTGATAAATGAATAAGGTGGAAGGTTAATTGCATTTCAGATCTGTGGAGGACgcgtcatacagtacatacacatcCTCGTTACgttaaacctacagtatc
Above is a genomic segment from Lepisosteus oculatus isolate fLepOcu1 chromosome 1, fLepOcu1.hap2, whole genome shotgun sequence containing:
- the foxe1 gene encoding forkhead box protein E1 isoform X1, translating into MTADTQQSPCKDSSVPYNLHRSLAFSGKTMPVVKLEKDSSSDVSLSAANTETEEPPKGRRRKRPLQRGKPPYSYIALISMAIANSPDRKLTLGGIYKFIMERFPFYRDNSKKWQNSIRHNLTLNDCFIKIPREPGRPGKGNYWALDPNAEDMFESGSFLRRRKRFKRCDLTTYPTYVHESSVFAPMQVTRSAYANSMYPNMTVNPPFTQQIASTYYPASSPSFSSTQSRMFSINTIIGHHGGLASGADLIQQPNRSFSPDLASGASSCSFTGASYQSQSCSGTMLSRSSNPISFPYSVPNGHLSMNQTSYSQGNGQIYGASSRLGIPSSSPSVTNETMDPYGRMSPGQFTTLAQYNSNTPITGTNAYLRHASYSGNMERFVPAI
- the foxe1 gene encoding forkhead box protein E1 isoform X2, which encodes MTADTQQSPCKDSSVPYNLHRSLAFSGKTMPVVKLEKDSSSDVSLSAANTETEEPPKGRRRKRPLQRGKPPYSYIALISMAIANSPDRKLTLGGIYKFIMERFPFYRDNSKKWQNSIRHNLTLNDCFIKIPREPGRPGKGNYWALDPNAEDMFESGSFLRRRKRFKRCDLTTYPTYVHESSVFAPMQVTRSAYANSMYPNMTVNPPFTQQIASTYYPASSPSFSSTQSRMFSINTIIGHHGGLASGADLIQQPNRSFSPDLASGASSCSFTGASYQSQSCSGTMLSRSSNPISFPYSVPNGHLSMNQTSYSQGNGQIYGASSRLGIPSSSPSVTNETMDPYGRMSPGQFTTLAQYNSNTPITGTNAYLRHASYSGNMER